In one Umezawaea sp. Da 62-37 genomic region, the following are encoded:
- a CDS encoding sn-glycerol-3-phosphate ABC transporter ATP-binding protein UgpC: MAEVVLTGLGKVYGDGTRAVDDLNLEIRDGEFLVLVGPSGCGKTTALRMIAGLEHISEGTIRIGEKVVNGVPSRDRDVAMVFQSYALYPHLDVRENIGFGLALRKLPKKEIERRVREVAEVLELQEHLDRKPRALSGGQRQRVAMGRAIVREPQVFLMDEPLSNLDAKLRVQMRAQIARVQRDLGVTTVYVTHDQTEAMTLGDRVAVMKRGVLQQVGPPQELYDRPVNLFVAGFIGSPGMNLVTTRLDRDAEGRYWVALNSDALLLPESVLHQRPALADHVGEDVVLGIRPEDMEDVALADAQEGQLLHSVADLVEAMGSDVLVHFPIDAEPAVTEDTRELALDAGTDDLPSPTKGKGTVVVGRFSPRTRIYEGQPVAAWVDTSRLHFFDPKTGSSIWNRSGDQR; encoded by the coding sequence GTGGCAGAAGTCGTACTGACCGGGCTGGGCAAGGTGTACGGGGACGGCACGCGCGCCGTCGACGACCTCAACCTGGAGATCCGCGACGGGGAGTTCCTCGTGCTGGTCGGCCCTTCGGGCTGCGGGAAGACCACCGCGCTGCGGATGATCGCGGGCCTCGAGCACATCAGCGAGGGCACGATCCGCATCGGTGAGAAGGTGGTCAACGGCGTGCCGTCGCGCGATCGCGACGTGGCGATGGTGTTCCAGTCCTACGCCCTGTACCCGCACCTCGACGTCCGCGAGAACATCGGGTTCGGCCTCGCGCTGCGCAAGCTGCCGAAGAAGGAGATCGAGCGCCGGGTGCGCGAGGTCGCGGAAGTCCTGGAACTCCAGGAACACCTGGACCGCAAGCCGCGCGCCCTCTCCGGCGGCCAGCGGCAGCGCGTCGCCATGGGCCGCGCGATCGTCCGCGAGCCGCAGGTCTTCCTGATGGACGAGCCGCTGTCGAACCTCGACGCGAAGCTGCGGGTCCAGATGCGGGCCCAGATCGCCAGGGTGCAGCGGGACCTGGGCGTCACGACGGTGTACGTCACGCACGACCAGACCGAGGCCATGACGCTGGGCGACCGGGTCGCGGTGATGAAGCGCGGTGTCCTGCAACAGGTCGGGCCGCCGCAGGAGCTCTACGACCGGCCGGTCAACCTGTTCGTCGCGGGCTTCATCGGCTCCCCCGGCATGAACCTGGTGACCACCCGCCTCGACAGGGACGCCGAGGGCCGGTACTGGGTCGCGCTGAACTCCGACGCGCTGCTGCTGCCGGAAAGCGTTCTGCACCAACGGCCCGCGCTCGCCGACCACGTCGGCGAGGACGTCGTGCTGGGCATCCGCCCGGAGGACATGGAGGACGTCGCGCTCGCCGACGCGCAGGAGGGACAACTCCTGCACTCGGTCGCCGACCTCGTCGAGGCCATGGGATCCGACGTGCTGGTGCACTTCCCCATCGACGCCGAGCCCGCCGTCACCGAGGACACCAGGGAACTCGCGCTCGACGCGGGCACCGACGACCTGCCGTCGCCCACCAAGGGCAAGGGCACCGTCGTGGTCGGGCGGTTCAGCCCCCGCACCCGCATCTACGAGGGCCAGCCCGTAGCGGCCTGGGTCGACACGTCGCGGCTGCACTTCTTCGACCCGAAGACCGGGTCGTCCATCTGGAACAGGTCAGGAGATCAGCGATGA
- a CDS encoding ABC transporter substrate-binding protein: MRLNKLSGVLAAAAMVSATAACSSGGTGAPAGTSGSGADLKGQTAEVIGPWTSDEQKQFEKVLEAFESKTGAEVTYTPAGDELPTLLQTRLQGGAPPSVAMIAQPGLLAQLAGAGSLKPLSAEVEKAVAEHSASIWKELGSVDGKLYGVYFKTANKSAVWYSQKAFDMVGAKVPATWDEFITTGKAVVDTGQAAVSVAGADGWTLTDWFENVYLRSAGPENYDKLSKHEIPWTDPSVKKALEVLGQLFGDQRLIAGGAPGALQTEFPKSVINVFGDEPKAAMVFEADFVAGVITANTKAKVGEDAKFFPFPSIGGSKPAVVAGGDVAVALKDDAVTKALMEFLASPEAGTVWAELGGYLSPNKDIAPDAYPDDVTRELAGQLVDAGDNVRFDMSDLAPSAFGGTKGGGEWKDLQDFLATPADLDGALARLEENAAKSFGK; this comes from the coding sequence ATGAGGCTGAACAAGTTGTCCGGTGTGCTCGCCGCCGCCGCGATGGTCAGCGCCACAGCCGCCTGCTCGTCCGGCGGAACCGGTGCCCCGGCGGGCACCTCCGGGTCGGGGGCCGACCTCAAGGGACAGACCGCGGAGGTCATCGGCCCCTGGACCAGCGACGAGCAGAAGCAGTTCGAGAAGGTGCTGGAGGCCTTCGAGTCGAAGACCGGCGCCGAGGTGACCTACACGCCCGCGGGCGACGAGCTCCCGACCCTGTTGCAGACCAGACTCCAAGGCGGCGCGCCACCCAGCGTCGCCATGATCGCCCAGCCCGGCCTGCTGGCCCAGCTCGCCGGGGCCGGGTCGCTCAAGCCGTTGTCCGCCGAGGTCGAGAAGGCCGTGGCGGAGCACAGCGCGTCGATCTGGAAGGAGCTCGGCAGCGTCGACGGCAAGCTCTACGGCGTGTACTTCAAGACCGCCAACAAGTCCGCGGTCTGGTACAGCCAGAAGGCCTTCGACATGGTCGGCGCCAAGGTGCCCGCCACGTGGGACGAGTTCATCACCACCGGCAAGGCCGTCGTGGACACCGGCCAGGCGGCGGTCTCCGTCGCGGGCGCCGACGGGTGGACGCTCACCGACTGGTTCGAGAACGTCTACCTGCGCAGCGCGGGCCCGGAGAACTACGACAAGCTGAGCAAGCACGAGATCCCGTGGACCGACCCGTCGGTCAAGAAGGCGCTCGAGGTGCTGGGCCAGCTGTTCGGCGACCAGCGGCTGATCGCGGGCGGCGCCCCCGGCGCGCTGCAGACCGAGTTCCCCAAGTCCGTCATCAACGTCTTCGGCGACGAGCCCAAGGCGGCCATGGTGTTCGAGGCCGACTTCGTCGCGGGCGTCATCACCGCGAACACCAAGGCGAAGGTCGGCGAGGACGCCAAGTTCTTCCCGTTCCCCTCCATCGGCGGCAGCAAGCCCGCCGTCGTGGCCGGTGGTGACGTCGCCGTCGCGCTCAAGGACGACGCGGTCACCAAGGCGCTGATGGAGTTCCTCGCCTCGCCGGAAGCGGGCACCGTCTGGGCCGAACTCGGCGGCTACCTGTCCCCCAACAAGGACATCGCCCCCGACGCCTACCCCGACGACGTGACCCGCGAACTGGCCGGGCAGCTCGTCGACGCCGGTGACAACGTGCGGTTCGACATGTCCGACCTCGCCCCGTCCGCCTTCGGCGGCACCAAGGGCGGCGGCGAGTGGAAGGACCTCCAGGACTTCCTGGCCACCCCGGCCGACCTCGACGGCGCGCTGGCCCGCCTCGAGGAGAACGCCGCCAAGTCGTTCGGGAAATGA
- a CDS encoding ABC transporter permease subunit: MTVTDTTPAGAPGARGGGRRPEGQVVDDPSMGRSPKLAALFLLPAVLVLAALVLYPLVYSLVRSFFDRTGDEFVGVGNYVDTFTDRRTLTAFKNNVIWVVVAPVAVTGLGLVLAVLTERIRWATAFRLVLFMPMAISLFASGIIFRLVYDEDPDLGVVNAAAVGVHDLFSPSSSYPGARPRDGAPFTATPEGFVSGESFRPGSAVTVPLVGFAPAQVPEGASGATAPTAGSGELRGVVWLDVSVGGRPNQLDGAEKGLPRISVEAVGDGEVFGRTTSGDDGRFTFPGLPDGSYQLRLPAENFELPFRGLTWLGPSLITPVIISSWIWIMTGFAITFIAAGLSAIPRDALEAARVDGATEVQVFRRVTVPLLMPVLLVVFVTLVINVLKIFELVLVIPPGSSQEEANVVALQMWQVSFGTGGDQGVGSALAVLLFLLVAPAMVFNIRRFKREQS; this comes from the coding sequence ATGACGGTCACCGACACCACCCCCGCGGGCGCTCCCGGCGCCCGCGGCGGCGGGCGGCGACCCGAGGGGCAGGTCGTCGACGACCCGTCGATGGGCCGGTCGCCGAAGCTCGCCGCGCTGTTCCTGCTGCCCGCCGTGCTCGTGCTGGCGGCGCTGGTGCTCTACCCGCTGGTGTACTCGCTCGTCCGCAGCTTCTTCGACCGCACCGGCGACGAGTTCGTCGGGGTGGGCAACTACGTGGACACGTTCACCGACCGCCGGACGCTGACCGCGTTCAAGAACAACGTGATCTGGGTCGTGGTGGCGCCGGTGGCGGTCACCGGGCTCGGGCTGGTCCTCGCCGTGCTCACCGAGCGGATCAGGTGGGCAACCGCTTTCCGGCTCGTGCTGTTCATGCCGATGGCGATCTCGCTGTTCGCCTCCGGCATCATCTTCCGGCTGGTGTACGACGAGGACCCGGACCTGGGCGTGGTGAACGCGGCCGCGGTCGGCGTGCACGACCTGTTCTCGCCGTCGTCGTCCTACCCCGGCGCCCGCCCGCGCGACGGCGCGCCGTTCACCGCGACGCCCGAGGGCTTCGTGAGCGGCGAGTCGTTCCGGCCGGGCAGCGCGGTCACCGTGCCGCTGGTGGGTTTCGCGCCCGCCCAGGTGCCCGAGGGCGCGAGCGGGGCCACCGCCCCGACGGCGGGTTCCGGCGAGCTGCGCGGCGTGGTGTGGCTGGACGTCTCCGTGGGCGGACGGCCGAACCAGCTCGACGGCGCGGAGAAGGGCCTGCCGCGGATCTCGGTCGAGGCGGTCGGGGACGGCGAGGTCTTCGGGCGCACCACCTCCGGTGACGACGGCCGGTTCACCTTCCCCGGCCTGCCCGACGGGAGTTACCAGCTGCGGCTGCCCGCGGAGAACTTCGAACTGCCGTTCCGCGGCCTCACCTGGCTCGGCCCGTCGCTGATCACCCCGGTGATCATCTCGTCGTGGATCTGGATCATGACCGGGTTCGCGATCACGTTCATCGCCGCGGGCCTGTCCGCGATCCCGCGCGACGCCCTCGAGGCCGCGCGCGTCGACGGGGCCACCGAGGTGCAGGTGTTCCGGCGGGTCACCGTGCCCCTGCTGATGCCGGTGCTGCTGGTCGTGTTCGTGACGCTGGTGATCAACGTGCTGAAGATCTTCGAGCTGGTGCTGGTCATCCCGCCGGGGTCCTCGCAGGAGGAGGCGAACGTGGTGGCGCTGCAGATGTGGCAGGTGTCGTTCGGCACCGGCGGCGACCAGGGTGTCGGCAGCGCGCTGGCGGTGCTGCTGTTCCTGCTCGTCGCACCCGCGATGGTCTTCAACATCCGCCGGTTCAAACGGGAGCAGTCATGA
- a CDS encoding carbohydrate ABC transporter permease yields MTAVDAPEEVRIVEVVVSGSPRRGLASRLVGRLGDGTVQVVLAVVALFWLMPVFGLLVSSFRDETDNNAGGWWTIFTKPAQLTLENYEGLAVNQTVLKSFLNTVLITVPSTVLVVVISALAAYALSWIEFPGRGWATTIVVGLLVMPVQVALIPVARLFGAVGLFGTITGVVLFHVAFGLPFAIFLLRNFFTGIPRDLIEAARMDGAREWVIFAKVVLPIGKPAIASLAIFEFLWVWNDLLVALVFADQDSAPITVVLRGQLRQFGTNIDLLSSGAFLSMIVPLGVFLAFQRYFVQGVLAGSTK; encoded by the coding sequence ATGACCGCGGTGGACGCGCCGGAGGAGGTCCGGATCGTGGAGGTCGTGGTGTCCGGGTCACCGCGCCGCGGCCTCGCCTCCCGGCTGGTCGGCAGGCTCGGCGACGGCACCGTGCAGGTGGTGCTGGCGGTCGTCGCGCTCTTCTGGCTCATGCCGGTGTTCGGCCTGCTGGTGTCGTCGTTCCGCGACGAGACCGACAACAACGCGGGCGGCTGGTGGACGATCTTCACCAAGCCCGCGCAGCTGACCCTGGAGAACTACGAGGGCCTTGCGGTCAACCAGACGGTGCTGAAATCGTTCCTCAACACCGTTCTCATCACCGTGCCGTCGACCGTCCTGGTCGTCGTCATCTCGGCGCTCGCCGCGTACGCCCTGTCGTGGATCGAGTTCCCCGGCCGCGGCTGGGCCACGACGATCGTCGTCGGCCTGCTGGTGATGCCCGTCCAGGTCGCGCTGATCCCGGTCGCCAGGCTGTTCGGCGCGGTCGGCCTGTTCGGGACGATCACCGGCGTGGTGCTGTTCCACGTCGCGTTCGGCCTGCCGTTCGCGATCTTCCTGCTGCGCAACTTCTTCACCGGCATCCCCCGCGACCTCATCGAGGCCGCCAGGATGGACGGCGCGCGGGAATGGGTGATCTTCGCGAAGGTGGTGCTGCCCATCGGGAAGCCCGCCATCGCGTCGCTCGCGATCTTCGAGTTCCTGTGGGTGTGGAACGACCTCCTGGTGGCGCTGGTGTTCGCCGACCAGGACTCCGCGCCGATCACCGTCGTGCTGCGCGGCCAGCTGCGCCAGTTCGGCACCAACATCGACCTGCTGTCGTCGGGCGCGTTCCTCTCGATGATCGTCCCGCTGGGCGTGTTCCTCGCGTTCCAGCGGTACTTCGTCCAGGGCGTGCTGGCGGGGTCGACCAAGTAG
- a CDS encoding amino acid permease: MPGNGLWRTKSIEQSIEDTDEPDTKLRKDLTSWDLMVFGVAVVIGAGIFTVAAQTAGDLAGPSVSLSFALAAVACGLAALCYAEFASTVPVAGSAYTFSYATFGELIAWIIGWDLVLEFAVGSAAVAKGWSSYLQVVLGQIGLEAKTTVAIGSVDLDWGAVLLVVALTTVLVLGTKLSSRVSQVITAIKVLVVLLVIVVGIGYIKVSNYSPYIPPAQTGGTGVGSGGLEQSLLSLITGQEGSTFGAYGMLAAASLVFFAFIGFDVVATAAEETRNPQRDLPRGIIGSLVIVTVLYVAVALVITGMVPYTELKTSDDGTPANLATAFANLGVDWAANIISVGALAGLTTVVMVLMLGQTRVLFAMSRDGLLPRGLAKTGRHGTPTKVTLLVGALVALASGLFPAGKLAEMVNVGTLFAFMLVSAGVLILRKTRPDLPRGFRTPLVPLVPILAILACLWLMLNLTALTWVRFVIWMVVGVVVYFAYGRAHSVLATRDRTGDPVAKPDERG; the protein is encoded by the coding sequence GTGCCGGGGAACGGGTTGTGGCGCACCAAGTCCATCGAGCAGTCGATCGAGGACACCGACGAGCCGGACACCAAGCTCCGCAAGGACCTGACGTCCTGGGACCTGATGGTGTTCGGCGTCGCCGTCGTGATCGGCGCCGGCATCTTCACCGTGGCGGCGCAGACCGCCGGTGACCTGGCGGGACCGTCGGTCTCGCTGTCGTTCGCGCTCGCCGCCGTCGCCTGCGGCCTTGCGGCGCTCTGCTACGCCGAGTTCGCGTCGACCGTGCCGGTCGCGGGCAGCGCGTACACGTTCTCCTACGCCACCTTCGGCGAGCTGATCGCGTGGATCATCGGCTGGGACCTGGTGCTGGAGTTCGCGGTCGGCTCGGCCGCCGTCGCCAAGGGCTGGTCCTCCTACCTCCAGGTCGTGCTCGGGCAGATCGGGCTGGAGGCGAAGACCACCGTCGCGATCGGCTCGGTCGACCTCGACTGGGGCGCCGTCCTGCTGGTCGTGGCGCTGACCACGGTGCTCGTGCTGGGCACCAAGCTGTCGTCGCGGGTCAGCCAGGTCATCACCGCGATCAAGGTGCTGGTGGTGCTGCTGGTCATCGTGGTCGGCATCGGCTACATCAAGGTGTCGAACTACAGCCCGTACATCCCGCCCGCCCAGACCGGCGGCACCGGTGTCGGCTCCGGCGGGCTGGAGCAGTCGCTGCTCTCGTTGATCACCGGTCAGGAGGGGAGCACCTTCGGCGCCTACGGGATGCTCGCCGCCGCGTCCCTGGTGTTCTTCGCGTTCATCGGCTTCGACGTCGTCGCGACCGCCGCCGAGGAGACCCGCAACCCGCAGCGCGACCTCCCGCGGGGCATCATCGGCTCGTTGGTCATCGTGACCGTGCTGTACGTGGCGGTGGCGCTGGTGATCACCGGCATGGTGCCGTACACCGAGCTGAAGACCTCCGACGACGGCACGCCCGCCAACCTCGCCACCGCGTTCGCGAACCTCGGTGTCGACTGGGCGGCCAACATCATCTCGGTCGGCGCCCTCGCGGGCCTCACCACCGTCGTCATGGTCCTCATGCTCGGCCAGACCAGGGTCCTGTTCGCCATGTCCCGCGACGGCCTCCTCCCGCGCGGCCTCGCGAAGACCGGCAGGCACGGAACCCCGACCAAGGTCACCCTGCTGGTCGGCGCGCTCGTCGCGCTCGCCTCCGGTCTGTTCCCCGCGGGCAAGCTCGCCGAGATGGTCAACGTCGGCACCCTGTTCGCCTTCATGCTCGTCTCGGCGGGCGTCCTGATCCTCCGGAAGACCCGGCCCGACCTGCCCCGCGGCTTCCGCACGCCGCTCGTGCCGCTGGTCCCGATCCTCGCCATCCTGGCGTGCCTGTGGCTGATGCTGAACCTCACCGCGCTGACGTGGGTGCGGTTCGTCATCTGGATGGTCGTCGGCGTCGTCGTGTACTTCGCCTACGGCCGCGCCCACTCCGTCCTGGCCACCCGCGACCGGACCGGCGACCCGGTCGCGAAACCGGACGAGCGCGGCTGA
- a CDS encoding cation diffusion facilitator family transporter: MSAGGGSKAIIAALVANAGIAAAKFVGFLVTGSSSMLAESVHSLADTSNQGLLLLGQKTSKRVATRNHPFGFGRDRYFYSFVVALMLFSLGSVFALYEGIHKLEEPEPLSSPIVAVIILVVAIGLESYSFMTAIKESKELKGEATWWQFIRQSKVPELPVVLLEDAGALVGLVLALIGVGLATLTGDPVWDALGTISIGALLGVIAIILIIEMKSLLIGEGASPAELDVLVDELAKGKVERVIHIRTQYIGPDELLVAAKIALNPGLTVAQTAEAINDAELRVRNKIPAARLIYLEPDLDRSLTAAAPDSAITGA, translated from the coding sequence GTGTCAGCAGGGGGCGGAAGCAAGGCGATCATCGCCGCGCTGGTGGCCAACGCGGGGATCGCCGCCGCGAAGTTCGTCGGCTTCCTGGTCACCGGGTCGTCGTCGATGCTCGCGGAGTCCGTGCACTCGCTCGCGGACACCTCGAACCAGGGCCTGCTGCTGCTGGGGCAGAAGACGTCGAAGCGGGTCGCGACCCGCAACCACCCGTTCGGCTTCGGCCGCGACCGGTACTTCTACTCGTTCGTCGTCGCGCTGATGCTGTTCTCGCTCGGCTCGGTGTTCGCGCTGTACGAGGGCATCCACAAGCTGGAGGAGCCCGAGCCGCTGTCCTCGCCGATCGTCGCCGTGATCATCCTGGTGGTCGCGATCGGTCTGGAGAGCTACAGCTTCATGACCGCGATCAAGGAGTCGAAGGAGCTCAAGGGCGAGGCGACCTGGTGGCAGTTCATCCGCCAGTCGAAGGTGCCCGAGCTGCCGGTCGTGCTGCTGGAGGACGCGGGCGCGCTCGTCGGCCTGGTGCTCGCGCTGATCGGCGTCGGCCTGGCGACCCTCACCGGCGACCCGGTGTGGGACGCGCTCGGCACGATCTCCATCGGCGCCCTGCTGGGTGTCATCGCGATCATCCTGATCATCGAGATGAAGAGCCTGCTGATCGGCGAGGGCGCGTCGCCCGCCGAGCTGGACGTGCTCGTGGACGAACTGGCCAAGGGCAAGGTGGAGCGGGTCATCCACATCCGCACCCAGTACATCGGCCCCGACGAGCTGCTGGTGGCCGCCAAGATCGCGCTCAACCCCGGCCTGACGGTCGCCCAGACCGCCGAGGCCATCAACGACGCCGAGCTGCGCGTCCGCAACAAGATCCCGGCCGCCCGGCTCATCTACCTGGAGCCGGACCTCGACCGCAGCCTCACCGCGGCCGCGCCGGATTCCGCCATCACCGGGGCCTGA
- the manA gene encoding mannose-6-phosphate isomerase, class I, giving the protein MELLHNAIRAYAWGSRTSISTLLGKEVPAPHPEAELWMGAHPGDPSRVVGEDGSERSLLELLATEPGRQLGERVASRWGGRLPFLMKVLAAEEALSLQAHPSAAQAAEGFAAEERAGVPMDAPIRNYKDPSPKPELVCALTEFHALAGFRDPHRTAALLRSLDAPDFAPYAELLAAQPDEHGLRALFTTLITLPQTALDLLLPQVLDACVLHVKEHGEFDLECRTVLELGEAYPGDAGVLAALLLNRLVLQPGEAVHLPAGNLHAYLHGTGIEILGNSDNVLRCGLTPKHVDVPELLRVLDFGCGDMPVQRGEEVAPGLAVYRTPSHEFELSRLDLAADLEVRIDDAGPQILICVDGSVHVRDGVGGGIGLAKGQSMWLAAADPAVVVKSADGEPALVFRATAGA; this is encoded by the coding sequence GTGGAACTGCTGCACAACGCCATCCGCGCGTACGCGTGGGGCTCGCGCACCTCCATCTCCACACTGCTGGGCAAGGAAGTCCCCGCGCCGCACCCCGAGGCCGAGCTGTGGATGGGCGCCCACCCCGGCGACCCGTCGCGGGTGGTCGGCGAGGACGGGTCGGAGCGGTCGCTGCTCGAACTGCTGGCCACCGAGCCCGGCCGCCAACTGGGGGAGCGGGTCGCGTCCCGGTGGGGCGGCAGGCTGCCGTTCCTGATGAAGGTCCTCGCGGCCGAGGAGGCGCTGAGCCTGCAAGCCCACCCGTCCGCGGCCCAGGCCGCCGAGGGGTTCGCCGCCGAGGAGCGGGCGGGCGTCCCGATGGACGCGCCGATCCGCAACTACAAGGACCCGTCGCCCAAGCCCGAGCTGGTCTGCGCGCTCACCGAGTTCCACGCGCTCGCCGGGTTCCGCGACCCGCACCGCACCGCCGCGCTGCTGCGGTCGCTGGACGCGCCGGACTTCGCGCCGTACGCCGAACTGCTCGCGGCCCAGCCGGACGAGCACGGCCTGCGGGCGCTGTTCACGACGCTGATCACGCTGCCGCAGACCGCGCTGGACCTGCTGCTGCCGCAGGTGCTCGACGCGTGCGTGCTGCACGTCAAGGAGCACGGCGAGTTCGACCTGGAGTGCCGCACGGTCCTGGAGCTCGGAGAGGCCTATCCCGGCGACGCCGGGGTGCTGGCGGCGCTGCTGCTCAACCGGCTGGTGCTCCAGCCGGGCGAGGCCGTCCACCTGCCCGCGGGCAACCTGCACGCGTACCTGCACGGCACCGGCATCGAGATCCTGGGGAACTCGGACAACGTGCTGCGCTGCGGCCTCACGCCCAAGCACGTGGACGTGCCGGAACTGCTGCGGGTGCTGGACTTCGGCTGCGGCGACATGCCCGTGCAGCGCGGCGAGGAGGTCGCCCCCGGCCTCGCGGTGTACCGCACGCCGTCGCACGAGTTCGAACTGTCCAGGTTGGACCTGGCGGCCGACCTGGAGGTCCGGATCGACGACGCGGGCCCCCAGATCCTGATCTGCGTGGACGGCTCGGTCCACGTGCGCGACGGCGTCGGAGGCGGGATCGGGCTGGCCAAGGGGCAGTCCATGTGGCTGGCCGCCGCCGATCCCGCGGTGGTTGTGAAGTCCGCCGACGGGGAACCCGCACTCGTGTTCCGGGCCACCGCCGGGGCCTGA
- a CDS encoding SIS domain-containing protein yields the protein MLDDTLLEDSARLGENDTGGWLRAAAHAGAQVRATAEVATELGVARMFEERPRALVLLTRPGVGSSVAKLSAALLGPGCPVPVVVADELPPWVGALDVVLAHTEDPGDAVLAESIYRAGRRGARVLLTAEPDGPVAASAAGHALLIPPRVPVPQGFGFPRAFGGWLVALNALGLLKTDIGLIADELDREAERDHPMHESFVNPAKSLALRLADRTPLLWGLDHPATAVAAHGAAMLACYAGVVSDVAGYPTALTRSVLHRRAVQSTSGDDLFADPEDEPTGQVRLMLLAVRQGQAAEYARRAAMDTVPGVDVLEPAEEVTGGDAVCAALLALRFELAALYLGLAAGTLGGPGLYAPAV from the coding sequence GTGCTCGACGACACACTGCTGGAAGACTCCGCCAGACTCGGTGAGAACGACACCGGCGGCTGGTTGCGGGCGGCCGCGCACGCCGGGGCCCAGGTCCGCGCCACCGCCGAGGTCGCGACGGAGCTGGGCGTGGCCCGGATGTTCGAGGAACGGCCGCGCGCTCTGGTGCTGCTGACCCGTCCGGGTGTGGGCAGCTCGGTGGCGAAGCTGTCCGCCGCGCTGCTCGGACCGGGCTGCCCGGTGCCGGTGGTCGTCGCGGACGAACTGCCGCCGTGGGTCGGCGCGCTGGACGTGGTGCTGGCGCACACCGAGGACCCCGGCGACGCCGTGCTGGCCGAGTCGATCTACCGCGCGGGCCGCCGCGGCGCGCGCGTGCTGCTGACCGCCGAGCCGGACGGTCCGGTGGCCGCTTCGGCCGCGGGCCACGCGCTGCTGATCCCGCCGAGGGTGCCCGTGCCGCAGGGCTTCGGGTTCCCCAGGGCGTTCGGCGGCTGGCTCGTGGCGCTCAACGCGCTGGGCCTGCTCAAGACCGACATCGGGCTGATCGCCGACGAGCTGGACCGCGAGGCCGAGCGCGACCACCCGATGCACGAGTCGTTCGTGAACCCGGCGAAGTCGCTGGCGCTGCGGCTGGCCGACCGCACCCCGCTGCTGTGGGGGCTCGACCACCCGGCGACCGCGGTCGCCGCGCACGGCGCCGCGATGCTGGCGTGCTACGCGGGTGTGGTGAGCGACGTGGCCGGGTACCCCACCGCGTTGACCCGTTCCGTCCTGCACCGCCGCGCCGTCCAGTCCACGTCGGGTGACGACCTGTTCGCGGACCCCGAGGACGAGCCGACCGGGCAGGTGCGGCTGATGCTGCTAGCCGTGCGGCAGGGCCAGGCGGCTGAGTACGCCCGCCGCGCCGCGATGGACACGGTGCCCGGCGTCGACGTGCTGGAACCGGCCGAGGAAGTGACCGGCGGCGACGCGGTGTGCGCGGCACTGCTCGCACTGCGGTTCGAACTGGCCGCGCTCTACCTGGGCCTCGCGGCGGGAACGCTGGGCGGACCGGGTCTGTACGCACCGGCGGTCTGA
- a CDS encoding Trm112 family protein, with protein sequence MAVQLDGRLLEILACPCPDHGALVAGTGTDPGADYLTCSVCHRSYPVTDGIPVLLLDEAVRFDTDPDPTAG encoded by the coding sequence ATGGCCGTACAACTCGACGGCAGGCTGCTGGAGATCCTGGCCTGCCCGTGCCCCGACCACGGGGCCCTGGTGGCGGGCACCGGAACCGATCCGGGGGCCGACTACCTGACGTGCTCGGTGTGCCACCGCTCGTACCCCGTCACCGACGGCATCCCGGTGCTGCTGCTGGACGAGGCCGTCCGGTTCGACACCGACCCGGACCCGACGGCCGGGTGA